ATCCGAATACCGGAGAGCACTCTCACCGAGCGAGCGTGACGGGTCGTACACGCATCTGGTCACGAGGATCGAGGCCGGCTACGCCTACACCTGGGACGACCTCCGGGTCCGCGGCATCGGCCTCCAGGACGGGGCTGGATTGCCGCCGCTGACCTGCTTCACACTCGATACAGCGGGGCACACGACGGCCGAGTCACTCGATCCCGGCAAACTGGGGCTTCGCGCCATCCACGGCGTCGGGCCGACGACCGAGGACCGACTCCGAACGGCGGGGCTCTCCACCACCGACGACATCGCCACCACGCCCGTCGAGGAGTTGGCCGAGATCAGGGGTATCGGCCCGAGGACGGGCGAGACGATCCGCTCGAACGCGCGGGCGTTCTCGGAGGGGCGGGTCATCCGAACCAGCGAGACGCCGCTTCCGGGTCGGGACCCCGTCTTCATCGATATCGAGACGGACGGGCTCAACCCGACGATCGCGTGGCTGATCGGCGTGCAGGACGGCATCGACGGCGACTACGTCTCGTTCGTCCAGCCCGACCCGGACGACCCGGGGAAAGCGGTTCGTGCGTTCGTGCGCTGGTACACGGCGAACGCTTCCGATCGGACGCTCATCGCGTGGAACGGCTGGAACTTCGACTTTCCCGTCCTCCGGGAGCAGATCACCGCCCACTGTCCACAGCATCTCGACGCCTGGAAACGCGCCTCGAAACGCGACCCGCTTCGATGGGCCCGCGACCACGACAACGCCGTCCTCCCCGGTCGAACGAACAAACTCGAACACGTCGCCGGCGCGCTCGGCTGGGAGCACGACGACACGGGCCTCTCGGGGGCCGCCGTCGGGCGCGCCTACCGCCGCTGGATGGAGACCAGGCGTCCGGACGACGAACTCGACTGGGAGCGCCACGAGCGCTACTGCGAGGACGACGTCCGCTCGCTCGCGTTCATCTACGAGGCGATGCGTGAGGCGAACCGGCTCGCGGCGACGAACGACGATCGGTCCCAGCCAGTCGGTGAAACCACTGAACAGGGTACCCTCGGGGACATCTACTGAAGGCTCGAGGATGACTTTCACCGGACCAGTCGGCGTCCCGTCCGCTACCTGAACTCGCGGGAGTACAACCGGGCGAGCGTGAGCAGCGCGACCCCGAGACAGACGAGCCCGGCGAGCAACCCGATCGGCGGACCGAGGGTGAGCCCCGCACCGACGAGCGCGATCAGGAATATCAGGAGGTCCAGCTGTGTCCGCGTTTCGAACTCGAACCCCGAACGGTGTCGGTCCGCACCGATCGTCGTACGCTGAGCCATACCGTGCCGTTTCTATCGGGGACGCGATACGTCTTGGGGCCATCGGGATAGCCGACGGGGCGGGGAGGGAGTCACGATCGAATTCCCGCCTCCCTCACGACCGATGGGCGAATCGAAGCGGGCCGACCGATACTTTATAGCCGGAAATCACCAACGGCTCGTATGCCCAACTGGCGAGCGTTCGGTTTTCGAGGGAACGCCCACCCCGGTATTCGCATCCATCGGCACGGACCCCGTCCCC
This window of the Halococcus hamelinensis 100A6 genome carries:
- a CDS encoding ribonuclease H-like domain-containing protein, producing MPHAHSTAKLLVIPSVVALQFSPPEFEDALSYFEPDALLVLGPREHAYTTVAFDHLTDDSVPVVFDPLDASLPDDYRAFTSNGVDVVFANTTADIESLHEGETDGSLDSDTETYVVSGLLDIDIDTDALSTTLTGRSEYRRALSPSERDGSYTHLVTRIEAGYAYTWDDLRVRGIGLQDGAGLPPLTCFTLDTAGHTTAESLDPGKLGLRAIHGVGPTTEDRLRTAGLSTTDDIATTPVEELAEIRGIGPRTGETIRSNARAFSEGRVIRTSETPLPGRDPVFIDIETDGLNPTIAWLIGVQDGIDGDYVSFVQPDPDDPGKAVRAFVRWYTANASDRTLIAWNGWNFDFPVLREQITAHCPQHLDAWKRASKRDPLRWARDHDNAVLPGRTNKLEHVAGALGWEHDDTGLSGAAVGRAYRRWMETRRPDDELDWERHERYCEDDVRSLAFIYEAMREANRLAATNDDRSQPVGETTEQGTLGDIY